Below is a window of Acanthochromis polyacanthus isolate Apoly-LR-REF ecotype Palm Island chromosome 18, KAUST_Apoly_ChrSc, whole genome shotgun sequence DNA.
TCAAAGAGCTCGGCTTACATTGTATGGCAAATGTGACAAATGTCATAGATGATAATTGCCGACTTCTTCTCCGTCATCTTGATCTGTCTCCTACTTCTTTTCTCAGATCCTTATGAACAGGTAGTGTTACCTGTGGATGGCCTTAAAGAGGAAGAGCCGATTGAACCCTATCAGAAAATTGGACCAAGTAAGACCAATGtgcttcagtttgtttaaagTGGGGGTGTAATGGTACATTAAATTCACGgttctgtctgcctctctgttcTGCTGTCGTAATTCGATATTTTTTGTACAGGGttttaaaaagcataaattaccattatgtcatttaaaaaaaaaaaaaaaaattaaaaccattAAAAGTGCCCAGTTGGCTACAATTGTTACTGTAGCAGTGAAGATACTGAAATGCTGGCGTGCTGTCAATAAGAAAATAGTCTGACCTGCTCACTTTGTTatgcaataataaaataaaaaatgtccatCAAGACAAGTACAACACATACAccctctgtcaaaagttttaggacactctcattgaaataaagtagaacctgtcctacaacttttgacagggggtgtatccaccaaatttggtacacatatgcagcacatcaggctgaacaaaaaagtcagtgacagccacattccaatcccgacaggaagtgagctattttgcgttgaatgtcagattttgcccatttttcttttttttttttctagagcaaactcctcctaggggaaactccaattcacctcaaattcagccagtacatacaggaggccttaatgatccaaagttattaaaatctttttccaaagtcaaagggcgtgtccgtggcggcctctggaattttgatgcttcaccatgaaatttcaaatgctgtgtaaatgccctgaacatgctccaatctgcctggaactttacatgtatgatcagaggcctgccctgatcacaaccatatgatgaaatacaccccctgtcaaaagttgtaggattatttgaatgagacagtgtcctaaaacttttgacagagggTGTACCTGATTAACTTTTCAACAGTTATCAGTTTCTGTGTaagaaaggcacaaaacaatGCTGTGTTACTCTTAAGGTAAACGCTGAGGACACGGCGTTCCCTTTGAAAAAACTTTATTAGAATTGTCAGTGCACAAAAGGGTGTGGAACCTTTGTGCTTCCATTGAGTGTGAGCAGGTTCTGGCCATGTAGGAAGACCAATAACTTATGCACTGTGTCCAACCAGCTTTAAAGATTACCCAAGAACCATGTTATGGCTGATAGACTAATACTGAACAGCCAAAACATTCCACATGTACCTACACAAAAGCAGACTTCTGACTGTAACTGTTTGGATGACATGGCTTACCGAACTGAGGAAGTGTCATCCTGAACAGCCGGATATCGACCTGTTTGGGATGGCTGCATGTACCGTTATACCCCTGGTTTAAAGTTTGTTGTCTCAATTCTAGAAAATGTCTACAAATTGTGATTGTAAAACCAAAATGAAGACCTAGGAAAAAGGAGAGCAAGACTCCAAAATTCACTATGTAGTAGCTCCATTTTGCAGCTGCTTGTTGtgttacactgaaaaaaattggGGTAATTTTGATGCTGTATGCCAAGATTTTgtatataatttgttttatgttgcatttaaagatttttttgttttgtttagaagAGCATATTATAAATCTAAGTTGTGACATACTATTTATCGGGCACTGAAATTCCCATTACAACCTTGCAGCTTAAATCCACCTCTGTCCAGTTCAATGTATTGAACACAGTTTGTAATTTAAGGTCTTATGTCACGGTGATGATCCATGTTAGAAAGATAACACTAAGCATTTGAGTTAACTCCACACTGGAAAGGTTTCAGAACATGAGTCCAAAAGTCCTCTTTCGCAGGGAAAAAAGCACTCGCCCTCCTCCACAGAGACCGCGGGTTCAACCAACGGCAGCACGTGTCCCTTCAAACACAATTGGCAGTGTTCGCAGGTGGGAAGCCTGCACTTGTCACTGCACTAATGACTCCTACTGATTGGGGGGATAGTGTGAACCTCAGCGCACTATGCAGAGAGACTCCCTGTGTTTCTATGTTCTCTACTTTTGAGTTCCAgctaaatgtaaacattaaGATGGTCTTTGTCAGATGGGAAAACACAATACAATCAGAATCAACAGCTCCTTCCTTTTCTCCATTCTGTTTGGACCTCttgttttctgcttctccttTGTGATGTAAGACACGATTAACAAAATTATTCTATCCCTCCttttttaactgaagacaaCTAAAGCCACAAAATTGATCTTAACTGACATGATTCTCGCTTTAGTACCAATACCGATTTTGATGAAAACAAAGgtgcgtttgtgtgttttcttgtctcCAGAAACTGGGAGCTATGTTTGTGAGTTCTGTGGGAAGCAGTACAAGTATTTCAACCCGTACCAGGAGCACGTTGCTCTTCACACACCGATGGGTGagtctgtttatttattgtatttaatttaCTCTGCATTTGAAACTTTTAATATTCAGAATAATAATGAAGTCCTGTTTTAGCcattctgtttgtttgcatATGCAGTTATTAAAAACATGTGTGGGGACCATGTACCAGCgtcatgcattttgttttcaaacttcGCAATGTATACACTTGACTCAGagtgaattatttattttttgatacagGCACATTTGATTTGAAGGCATCACGGGTACAGGAATGTGGCGGTCTGGATATGAGTAAATTTGGCCACAGCCAAACTGCTAAGATAAAAAGTAAGCATAACTTTATTCTCCTACATTTTCTTGACCTGCATACCTCATAAGCCCATGAACCAAATGCACACCAACAATCGTGCCATAGACGGGTGGTGTATGTACAGTGCTGTGTAAAAGTATTTGCCCACTTctcatattctttttttttttttttttttttaatatttccccCACTTATATGTTTAAGACCATCAAACAGatttaaatattagacaaagataaccaaagtaaagacaaaatgcattttttcaatgatgatttaatgtttaaaaaatgaaaaaaaagctgtCCAAACCTGTCTGGCCCTATGCGAGTAAttggaaaaaattaaatcctcaattaactgtggctaatcacattttttttttggaaagcgaGTTCAGTTTCATTGACCACACCCAAACTTGATTACCTTCAGACCTGCTCAGTAAAGAAATCTcttaaatagaacctgtctgacaAAATGAAGTCGGCCAAAAGATCtataaagctgcaacaaaatgtCGCGATCCAAAGacattcaagaacagatgagaataAAGTGATCGACATCTGTCAGTCCAGAAAGGGTTACAAAACCATTTTTACAGCTTTAGGACTTCAACGAAGCACGGTGAGAACCCTtgtccacaaatggagaaaacatggaacagtgatgaaccttcccaggagtggccgGCTGACCAAAGTGATCCCAAGAGCACAGTGACgactcatccaggaggtcacaaaggaacacaagaaaacatctaaagaactgCAGGCCTCCTTTGCCTCAGTTACGGAATGATCCCCAAGACTTCTGGGAGAATATTCCATTGACTGATGAGACAAAAGTTGAACTTTTGGAAGGTGTGTGTCTTGTTACATTTGATATAAAAGTaacagcatttcagaaaaagaacatcatacctacagtcaaacatggtggtggtagtttGATGGTCTGCagctgctttgctgcttcaggacctggacgacttgctgtgattgatggaaccatgaattctgctctctaccaGAAAATCCTGAGGGACAGTCTTTggccatcagttcatgacctcaAACTGAAGCGCACTTGGGTTCTGCAGCAGAATAGCGATCCCAAACACACCAACAAGTCGTCTTCTGAATGGcttgaaaaaaagtaaaatgaaggttttggagtggccTAGTCAAAATCCGTACTTGAATCCGATTGAAATGCTGTGGCATGACCTTAAAAAGGCCGTTCACGCTCGAAAACcctccagtgttgctgaatGAAAACAGTTCTGCACAgaagagtgggccaaaatatctCCAGAAAGATGTGAAAGGCTCATTGCCAGTTATAGAAAATGCTTGATTTAGGTTTCGGGAGCACTTAGTTTTTCGCACCAGGTAgctttgaagtgtttttttccccttaataaataaaatcatcatttaaaaactgcattttgtgtttacttgggttatctttgtctgatttttacatttgtttgatgatcttaAACATTAAAGTGGGAAACACATgccaaaagaaataaaaaattgagAAGGGACAAATACCTTCTCATAGTATGTCTGTATCCTGCGCCTGGATATCAGTTCTGTCCATATTTTAGTTTACCTTTTACTCAGAACTACGCGTGATATTTTAAAGCTCGTATGCACAGATTAGCCAAAACATTAGCACCACTCACAGATAAACAAATAATGCTGATCGCCACCAACAAAGCATGTCAAAGTTGGTGATACATTAGACTGTACTTGAAGGCAAATCAGTTCTCATAGTTAAGATGTTTGGTGTGGGAGAAGCAGTTCTTCCATTGTGCTTCCATCTGCAGTAGTTAGTACCTGCTGACGACAATCTGAGGAGGGACAACCCATGGACAAGGTGTCTGGGTCACAACTTAACACTCAAAACAGAGTTGCTAATATAGCAATGCCAGATACCCCAGGGCAACTTCAGGTCCATGGTTCGTCGTCACTATCTTGGCTCCTCACAAAGGACCAGCAGCACATTATGCAGGGTTGGTGAAGATGTGGCTCATTTGTGGACATCACTAAATGTGTTTCTCTGGTGATGCGGAACCTGATTGCATTACAACTAGCTTTTGGTGTCAACATAACAAATTATACTATTGTTGGTAATAACTGCTGTCAAAACTGTGCAGAAATTGATGCTgaaaaaatgggaaaacaacactctggacagaaaccaaacagctgctgcctggactgCTGAATAATGTCGTTTCAAAATGTCAGTGTCTCTTGTTGCCCACGTGACCGCAGTAGTGCAGCCAGTCGGTTTACCATGGTATTGGCATAGCTGGATTTGAGGGCAGAGACCggcacagtaatatcacagacCTGCTGTGAGGGTGTGGTAGAAATGCATTCAAGCGTACTTCACTGTGGCTGAAGGGTTTTATTGAGCCAGTGTCAAACAGATACAGGAGAACCTTAAGAGATTGTAAGGTTTTGGGTAATGTTGCTGCTGTATTTGTACCAAATGTAATAGAGGCTGTTAACATCTGATTAACTGCACAATTTAAGTCATGTGACGTTTATTGTTTTTCTACATAGGATTTTTCTTTAATTGCATCAAGAAACTAAACACATGAAATTGTCAAAACATTGAAATTACATATAGAGGAGCAGGTCTTAGTCTTGTTCAAAAAGAGCTGGTCAGATACTTTCTTAAACTAAATGCACATACCAACTAATTACAAATGTTCTAGTACGGAAATTGATGTTAAGAATCTTTTTCTCCCCACTGCTACCACATTTTGTGGTTCACGACCCCCTCCCAAATCTTTCTGCTAAGAAGCACTCCGCCATAAAGAACTATTTAAAGCATGGCACACACTCGCATCTTAGAAGTGGGTCAAAAAGATGGAATGAAGAGGAGGAATTAAACccatatttaaatgtaatatgaACATTTGGATCCTTTTTCGAGGCTGTTAGCATGATTGATTTGCATGCTGCAAACTAAAATTAAGTGTAAATTGCATGTCATTAACTCTGCTTTATCTGAACTGTTGTGTGGCTTCGTAGCTCGACTTAAAAATATTATCCACATTATCCACCACCGGCTTGTCACTCATTGTTTCTCCTGTGTTTTCACTTACAGACAGCCCATTCAGGCGGAAACTCGAAAGTGCGATTCAGTCTAGTCTGGTTGACACAAACAGTTCGCAGAACTCAAGTGGTGAGCACTGAGCCACTTGTTATATggatgtgtgtatttgtgtggaAATGTATTATTTCTGCTCAAACGGGGAGCATTATTTTCAGTTGTGCTAAAAGCAGGTGTATGTGAATGTCAGCATAGATAGAAGCAGCATTTCTGCAGACAGTGTTTTGCAACTCATGCCAGGGCTGAAAATtgagatggaggaggagtggTGGATGTAAAGAGGCTTGTGTGACCTACCTTGCATCAATTGTTACTATATAAAACTCAAGTCCAAGAgctctattattattattctactCCTCGCTCACACCATGAAAATGGAGACCTTGTTAAATATCACGTTGAATCACCTTTGGCTCTTGTAGCAGCTGCTATACATCACTGCAGTGAATCAAAAAGAAGCTTGTCGTTAAATGCCTTGTTACTGAAGTCTCAGTTGTTTGTCAGAGTTTACGTTCGGTGCTGTTTTGTCTGCATCGCTCCGTGGTTTATAGTGTGCTGGGCTGAGCTGCAAAATGGTGCACAGAAATATATGACATCACCTACTAGGATTTATCACAGTTTCCACCATATGGTTCATTAGATTATGTCTCAAGTCTGATCAAACCACACTGTCCTGATGATGTGGATAAGAAGAGTGCTAAaccattaaaaaatattagCGATTACTGATTAAACAGTGTTTCAGTTAATTTTGTGGAGTAATGTATAATAATTGAAACATATTTCAGGGGCTTTAAGATAAAGCTGTCTATGAAGGCATCAGCCACAATAATGtcaaagcattttatttatagCAGTCTTTTTGAGCCCCTGTGACATTCCAGATGAAGCCTTGACAGCATTTTCAAGGTTTATTAGATTGTACTTGCAGCTTGTTCTCAATAAAATGTTTAGTTGTCTGGTGTTTTGTGTTCCTGCTTGCTCTTTGATTGAACATTATGCTTGCACCTGTATAAAAATGAAAGACTACTAATGCACTAATTGAATAAAAAAGGGACAAGAAGTGGTACATCATGGCCCACAGTGTTTGGAGTGTTAAATTCCTCCCTGTGCTCTCGTCAACAGGAACTCCGAGCCCTCTGGTGGCCAGCACATTCTCTACAACACAGAGTAAGTCCCACCCATCCCTTCCTGtcaaataccaaaaaaaaacaaaaaaaacttgctgcctcctttcatttcactttttttttttctggtatcATTTAATTTCTGTGGCCTTTCATTGTTTGGTGTAAACACTTTATCTGTACTCCAttgtgattatatatatatttgcttcATTTATCTTCATTATCACTAGGAAATGGTTAAACAAGATGGTAAACATTAGTCTTTGTATTGTGTTCAGATATGAGTGTGTAATGATTGACAACGAAGCATTAGCTGGCTCATACCGTTATAGGGTTTTCTTTTGATGGACAAAGACTACTGGAAATTTAAAGAGCTAAGGAtgtctttttgcttttaataGCTAGGATGTTGTATAAAGATATGAGATATAAGAGGAAGTTGGCATGTGTGATTGTCTCTGGTCAGGACTGGTTACATTTGTGATTGCATTACAGTCAGTGCCCTAAACCCCCTGAGAAGCTTTTATAAGTCATTGCCATTATTGTAAAAGTAGCCCAAAACCCCTTTCAGAATTATATTACAGAGTGCTTCTGCAAATTGAGTTCCTGTAAGCTGTAAAAATCACCGAGTCAATGACATCTTGGACTGACTTTCAGAGCCGCTGCATTTGGCACAGATCAGGGATAATAGTGGCTAGGTGGACAGATGCAcagtattttcatttatttgcctCTGACAAAGAGTCAACGCTCTTCTGGGCCTTGTGATTTTTTAGAACCCTACACTTGTGGTGCCTGTGGCATCCAGTTCCAGTTCTACAACAACCTGCTGGAGCACATGCAGTCCCACGCTGGTGAGTTCCACGACGACAAATGCATGATAAGCTCGAcaggggaaaaacaaaaaaaagcagaatgtgAACACACCCTCAGTGGCTGCAATGCATGTTAAAGTCTCAATGACTACACATAATCCTTACTTGTTTATTGAGGTGTTAACATTCAGTTGTTGTTCACAACATTTGTATGTAGAGTTACAGGAAATTATTATCTTAATGAGGGTTGTTGCAGATCTGGATCTGAGGCTGCTGAAATAATTTTTATCTTGTTGCAAAAGATAAAGTGCATCAATCATGTAACCATGTATATATATgttgttttatagttttattcaGAAAATTATTCATGATAATATTAAGCAACTGCAACTACACTCCACAAAattataaatgcaacacttttgtttttgctcccattttttatgagatgaactcaaagatctagaactttttccacacacacacaatatcaccatttctctcaaatgttcACAAGTCTGTGATAGTTCTTtcctgagataatccatcccacctcacaggtgtgccatatcaagatgctgattagacaccgtgattagtgcacaggtgtgccttagactgcccacaataaaaggacactctgaaaggtgcacaattcttggaagctgaaaacgtcccagttcttgcatggccagcatactcaccggacatgtcacccattgagcatgtttgggatgctctggatcggcgtatacgacagcgtggaCCAGTTCCCGctaatatccagcaacttctcacagccattgaagaggagtagATGCCcgataaaacaaaactgcacatgtcagagtgtccttttattgtgggcagtctaaggcacacctgtgcactaatcatggtgtctaatcagcatcttgatatggcacacctgtgaggtgggatggattatctcagcaaaggagaagtgctcactatcacagatttagacagatttgtgaacaatatttgagagaaatggtgatattgtgtatgtggaaaaagttttagatctttgagttcatctcataaaaaatgggagcaaaaacaaaagtgttgcgtttatatttttgttgagtgtatttagCAATTAGTCATTATTTAGACTTGCCAATACAAGCAAATGCAGATCTATGAAGAAGCCATAACTTCCAATTGTTTGGTATTTTATTTGATGATTTAAGTGGTTACCCTCTTATGTGTGCATCATGTTGCCTATCCGTGCATGCAGTTCTAAttatgcatttttcatttgagGAGTCATTGAAATACTGTTATTCAGgcttcaaaaatgaaacaaagtaatcaatctctttatttttttcatgttactATTAGATTTTTAGACTGACTTTGGTAAATGAATTACAACACAAGATTGGTAGCTGATCTTATGTGAGAACAGACCAGGGAAATAATTCAATTGATATTCTTTTCTAAACTTGCACAAGTGGTTTTGAAAGGCACAATTTGATAAATATAGACTCAGGGAGGCAAAGTAAGGTATTTTTATCATCTCTTTTGCTGCcagttattttgtttaattttgtgtcatGGTTTTGTTCCTGACATTTTCCTCCAGTGGAAACGCCTAAGATTAACTTTCTCCATTAAGACCAAACACTTCTGGCCACTCTGCCTGATCTTCCATCTCTCTCCCCTCAGCTGATAATGAGAACCACACCAAAGGGGACTCTCCCAAAACCTCTTCAGCCTCGGGTCCTCAGGAGCAGCTGTGGAGAGGTTCTCAGGCTCAGGCCCAGGCCCATTCCTCAGTTAAACTACAAATCCAGCCTCAAAGCATCTCCCAGAGAAACCATACTCTCAGCCGTAAGTATTGCAGCTTCATCATGAGGTGGCTAGGATGCGTACCATAAATTACATTCTTAGTTTGATTCCATCAGGCTAGCTTTTGTTGATGCTTCCTCACCATGCATTTCCTGTCGATAGCGCTACtgtaaaagtcaaaaataaattCTTATACATTTTGACCTGTAAGttgttttctgttgcattttaagGATTTTATGTCAAGAATTACATCTAAACTCTCCTTAAGTTTAAGGATACTCCactctgtaaaataaatcaaatttgtTCCCTTATTAGTGGACGGTTTTATACCATGTTTCTGTGATTCTGTATTTCCGTTTCCTTTTAAAGATATCCTGTGTTTTCTGCCAGtatatcaaataaaaaaagcattaacACTAATTATCTTTCTTATGCTTTGTTCTGCCTtcctatccatccatctgctgTCTGTCCTGGCAGAGAATAATGGGCTACCTGAGAAGGAGCGACAGCAGGTGGCTGAGCGTCTATTACGGGTAATGTGTTCAGATCTGAGCATGCTAAATGTGCTCAACAGCAAGGACTTCCTGAAGTTGGCACAGACCCTCGTGGATACAGGTGCTCGTCATGGTGCCTACTCCACCCGTGATGCTCTTGGCAACATGAGTGCCTTGGCACTGCGCCAGCTGCCCCGCATGTACAACCAAGTCAAAGTCAAGGTCACGTGTGCTCTCGGCTCCAACGCATCTCTTGGCATCGCTGTCACCTGCCACTCCCAGACGTCTGGCCCGGACGCCTGCTTTGTTCTGACAGCCTATCAGGTGGAGGGGTCAAGACTGAAGCGCTATGTGCTCGGTGTCCGGGAGGCCGAGCTGAGGGAAGGGCCCGACCAGGTTCACCACTGGGTGCAGAATGTGCTGTCTGAGTTTGTGATGTCAGACATTCGCACCGTGTACGTCTCAGAGCCCAGGGTTTGGGGCGCAGGATTTGCAGGGTCTCCACTGGGAGGTGGTGGCCGGGGCAGGATATGTTTGCGATGCGCCGGTTGTTCACTCGGTGCCGTCGTTCAGGCCGTTCTTGGGAAACGCAGCCTCCAGGCTCGAGGGCTTCACGAGTTAGCCGAGCTTCTCTCCACATGCAGAGATATCGCCTCCTCGACCACGCTGGGTCTTCGTGAGGAACAGTCCACCAACACATCCACAAGCACAACCGAGGAAGGTACTCAGGGCAGCCCTGCACAGTGCCCCACCCCTCCTTGCTGGGATCGTATGGCTGAAGCTCTTCTGCAGGTCCATGCCCACTTTGAACACATTTGCGAAGCTTATGGTCGCAGCAAATCCACAGCTCCCCTCCTCCAGGGTCTCAATAAGCATCTGCTGGGCACGCTGGCTTGTTTGCTGTCACCTCTGCGCCTGGCAGCTCTGGAGCTGAGCAGCCAGAGGAGGCCAACCTTACAGCAGGTGCTGCCTGTCTACCTACGTTTGGAGAAGTTTTTTACATCTAAAGCTGGAGAGGCTGGAACCGGCACAGCTAGCAAACTCTGCCACTATTTCCTAGAAGCGCTTAAGGAAAACTTCAAGGTATTGAAACAGTAATGCTTACATTTAGCTTCTTCAATAGCTACTTTGGTGTAAAAGTGTTAAGATTcctcttatttttttaagagaTCAGAGGTGTGTATTATTGAAATGTTCCAAAGCCAGTACAGATACAGTgtcaggtctttttttttttgttatatatagcacatttcagtAGTCAAATTTCACATCCTATCAGGCAGTTGATGCATGTAGAAAGAAATCCTTGATGTAAGCTGAGTTTAAATGAGTAAGACTGACAATCAGCaaaatttttttctcttgtctgCAGGTTGAACGAGCTCACCAGGTAGCCATGATCCTGGACCCACAGCTGAAGCTGCGCTCAGTGCCGGCCTACCAGCACGAGGACATCATCTCTCGTGCATGTGAAATGGCTGCTGACACCAGGGATGGAGGTATGACTGGTGGTGGTGGTTCAGGTGGTGAAGATCGAGACACTGACGGCCCACCCACCCCTAAAATAAGCCGTATAGAGGGAAGTGGAAACAATGGCGGCCCCTCAAGGGGA
It encodes the following:
- the znf618 gene encoding zinc finger protein 618 isoform X6 encodes the protein MSAQEAPNPEKEQADGGSAVTDASTTVGPSPPPVTVKKEPGISETSNGKVGDANPAEICVVIGGSDGGASGGGSRRAQTEGSYVCGVCGKKYKYYNCFQTHVRAHRESESMVADGLPQTPNSSFRYSCDICGKKYKYYSCFQEHRDLHAVDDPYEQVVLPVDGLKEEEPIEPYQKIGPKTGSYVCEFCGKQYKYFNPYQEHVALHTPMGTFDLKASRVQECGGLDMSKFGHSQTAKIKNSPFRRKLESAIQSSLVDTNSSQNSSGTPSPLVASTFSTTQKPYTCGACGIQFQFYNNLLEHMQSHAADNENHTKGDSPKTSSASGPQEQLWRGSQAQAQAHSSVKLQIQPQSISQRNHTLSQNNGLPEKERQQVAERLLRVMCSDLSMLNVLNSKDFLKLAQTLVDTGARHGAYSTRDALGNMSALALRQLPRMYNQVKVKVTCALGSNASLGIAVTCHSQTSGPDACFVLTAYQVEGSRLKRYVLGVREAELREGPDQVHHWVQNVLSEFVMSDIRTVYVSEPRVWGAGFAGSPLGGGGRGRICLRCAGCSLGAVVQAVLGKRSLQARGLHELAELLSTCRDIASSTTLGLREEQSTNTSTSTTEEGTQGSPAQCPTPPCWDRMAEALLQVHAHFEHICEAYGRSKSTAPLLQGLNKHLLGTLACLLSPLRLAALELSSQRRPTLQQVLPVYLRLEKFFTSKAGEAGTGTASKLCHYFLEALKENFKVERAHQVAMILDPQLKLRSVPAYQHEDIISRACEMAADTRDGGMTGGGGSGGEDRDTDGPPTPKISRIEGSGNNGGPSRGSSSSCSVSGKDESQSQVRQEIFQYLAEPLLQGTPDLFQYWSSTVGEKFPRLARLALWLLAVPAVGIRSECVTVCEQSLAMKRRQQVTAEEMNKLIFLRSNMG
- the znf618 gene encoding zinc finger protein 618 isoform X4, which produces MSAQEAPNPEKEQADGGSAVTDASTTVGPSPPPVTVKKEPGISETSNGKVGDANPAEICVVIGGSDGGASGGGSRRAQTEGMFALGTPPPTKSTDSCIGSYVCGVCGKKYKYYNCFQTHVRAHRESESMVADGLPQTPNSSFRYSCDICGKKYKYYSCFQEHRDLHAVDDPYEQVVLPVDGLKEEEPIEPYQKIGPRKKALALLHRDRGFNQRQHVSLQTQLAVFAETGSYVCEFCGKQYKYFNPYQEHVALHTPMGTFDLKASRVQECGGLDMSKFGHSQTAKIKRTPSPLVASTFSTTQKPYTCGACGIQFQFYNNLLEHMQSHAADNENHTKGDSPKTSSASGPQEQLWRGSQAQAQAHSSVKLQIQPQSISQRNHTLSQNNGLPEKERQQVAERLLRVMCSDLSMLNVLNSKDFLKLAQTLVDTGARHGAYSTRDALGNMSALALRQLPRMYNQVKVKVTCALGSNASLGIAVTCHSQTSGPDACFVLTAYQVEGSRLKRYVLGVREAELREGPDQVHHWVQNVLSEFVMSDIRTVYVSEPRVWGAGFAGSPLGGGGRGRICLRCAGCSLGAVVQAVLGKRSLQARGLHELAELLSTCRDIASSTTLGLREEQSTNTSTSTTEEGTQGSPAQCPTPPCWDRMAEALLQVHAHFEHICEAYGRSKSTAPLLQGLNKHLLGTLACLLSPLRLAALELSSQRRPTLQQVLPVYLRLEKFFTSKAGEAGTGTASKLCHYFLEALKENFKVERAHQVAMILDPQLKLRSVPAYQHEDIISRACEMAADTRDGGMTGGGGSGGEDRDTDGPPTPKISRIEGSGNNGGPSRGSSSSCSVSGKDESQSQVRQEIFQYLAEPLLQGTPDLFQYWSSTVGEKFPRLARLALWLLAVPAVGIRSECVTVCEQSLAMKRRQQVTAEEMNKLIFLRSNMG
- the znf618 gene encoding zinc finger protein 618 isoform X2 gives rise to the protein MSAQEAPNPEKEQADGGSAVTDASTTVGPSPPPVTVKKEPGISETSNGKVGDANPAEICVVIGGSDGGASGGGSRRAQTEGSYVCGVCGKKYKYYNCFQTHVRAHRESESMVADGLPQTPNSSFRYSCDICGKKYKYYSCFQEHRDLHAVDDPYEQVVLPVDGLKEEEPIEPYQKIGPRKKALALLHRDRGFNQRQHVSLQTQLAVFAETGSYVCEFCGKQYKYFNPYQEHVALHTPMGTFDLKASRVQECGGLDMSKFGHSQTAKIKNSPFRRKLESAIQSSLVDTNSSQNSSGTPSPLVASTFSTTQKPYTCGACGIQFQFYNNLLEHMQSHAADNENHTKGDSPKTSSASGPQEQLWRGSQAQAQAHSSVKLQIQPQSISQRNHTLSQNNGLPEKERQQVAERLLRVMCSDLSMLNVLNSKDFLKLAQTLVDTGARHGAYSTRDALGNMSALALRQLPRMYNQVKVKVTCALGSNASLGIAVTCHSQTSGPDACFVLTAYQVEGSRLKRYVLGVREAELREGPDQVHHWVQNVLSEFVMSDIRTVYVSEPRVWGAGFAGSPLGGGGRGRICLRCAGCSLGAVVQAVLGKRSLQARGLHELAELLSTCRDIASSTTLGLREEQSTNTSTSTTEEGTQGSPAQCPTPPCWDRMAEALLQVHAHFEHICEAYGRSKSTAPLLQGLNKHLLGTLACLLSPLRLAALELSSQRRPTLQQVLPVYLRLEKFFTSKAGEAGTGTASKLCHYFLEALKENFKVERAHQVAMILDPQLKLRSVPAYQHEDIISRACEMAADTRDGGMTGGGGSGGEDRDTDGPPTPKISRIEGSGNNGGPSRGSSSSCSVSGKDESQSQVRQEIFQYLAEPLLQGTPDLFQYWSSTVGEKFPRLARLALWLLAVPAVGIRSECVTVCEQSLAMKRRQQVTAEEMNKLIFLRSNMG